A genome region from Microbispora sp. ZYX-F-249 includes the following:
- a CDS encoding dihydrolipoamide acetyltransferase family protein, with translation MLREFRLPDVGEGLTEAEIVKWHVAPGDSVKINQTIVEIETAKAVVELPCPYEGTVSALMAGEGQTVDVGAPIISVEDGVGGDSAGPGREALADDMVPDVRKAQAPAHASAPAPAQASAKEERQPVLVGYGVKTSATRRRPRKPASPAPSVSAPSVSAPSVPAAPAPPAAAPAATVPATAAGVASVAGVAQGDGAGASVRARVLAKPPVRKLAKDLGVDLAALTGTGPQGSITRADVEAAVAAPALAPAAGRDTSAREERIPVRGVRKATAQAMVASAFSAPHVTEWLQVDVTETMEAVRRLRTLPEFAEVKVSPLLLVAKALITAVKRHPMANASWTGEEIVVKHYVNLGIAAATDRGLIVPNIKDADAMSLPDLARALGELTERARAGKCQPAELSGGTITITNVGVFGVDAGTPILNPGEVAILAVGQIRDMPWVVDGQLAVRKVTTLALSFDHRVVDGELGSYVLRDVGAMLEDPLRMLAWS, from the coding sequence ATGCTGCGCGAGTTCAGACTCCCCGACGTGGGCGAGGGACTGACCGAGGCCGAGATCGTCAAGTGGCACGTCGCCCCGGGTGACTCGGTGAAGATCAACCAGACGATCGTGGAGATCGAGACGGCCAAGGCCGTCGTCGAGCTGCCGTGCCCGTACGAGGGCACCGTCTCCGCACTGATGGCCGGCGAGGGCCAGACGGTCGACGTCGGCGCACCGATCATCTCGGTGGAGGACGGCGTGGGCGGCGACAGCGCAGGCCCGGGCCGGGAGGCGCTGGCCGACGACATGGTTCCGGACGTGCGGAAGGCACAGGCCCCGGCCCACGCCTCTGCTCCGGCTCCGGCTCAGGCGTCGGCGAAGGAGGAGCGCCAGCCGGTGCTGGTCGGGTACGGCGTCAAGACGAGCGCCACCCGCCGCCGCCCCCGCAAACCGGCGTCGCCCGCTCCGTCTGTGTCCGCTCCGTCTGTGTCCGCTCCGTCCGTGCCCGCCGCTCCGGCGCCGCCGGCCGCTGCCCCTGCCGCGACCGTTCCGGCGACCGCGGCAGGGGTGGCATCGGTGGCCGGGGTGGCACAGGGCGACGGCGCCGGGGCGTCCGTACGGGCGCGCGTCCTGGCCAAGCCGCCGGTGCGCAAGCTCGCCAAGGACCTCGGCGTGGACCTGGCCGCCCTCACCGGCACCGGCCCCCAGGGGTCGATCACCCGGGCCGACGTGGAAGCGGCGGTGGCGGCGCCCGCCCTCGCCCCGGCCGCCGGGCGCGACACGAGCGCGCGGGAGGAGCGCATCCCGGTCAGAGGGGTCAGGAAGGCGACCGCGCAGGCGATGGTGGCCAGCGCGTTCTCGGCCCCGCACGTGACCGAGTGGCTCCAGGTCGACGTGACCGAGACGATGGAGGCGGTCCGGCGGCTGCGTACGCTGCCCGAGTTCGCCGAGGTCAAGGTCTCCCCGCTGCTCCTGGTCGCGAAGGCCCTGATCACCGCGGTCAAACGGCATCCGATGGCCAACGCGTCGTGGACCGGCGAGGAGATCGTGGTCAAGCACTACGTGAACCTCGGCATCGCCGCGGCCACCGATCGCGGGCTGATCGTGCCCAACATCAAGGACGCCGACGCGATGTCGCTGCCCGATCTCGCCCGGGCGCTCGGCGAGCTCACCGAGCGGGCGCGGGCCGGGAAGTGCCAACCGGCCGAGCTGAGCGGGGGCACGATCACGATCACCAACGTCGGCGTCTTCGGCGTCGACGCCGGCACGCCGATCCTCAACCCGGGAGAGGTGGCGATCCTCGCCGTGGGCCAGATCAGGGACATGCCCTGGGTGGTCGACGGGCAGCTCGCGGTCCGCAAGGTGACCACGCTGGCGCTGTCGTTCGACCACCGCGTGGTCGACGGCGAGCTCGGCTCCTACGTCCTGCGTGACGTCGGCGCCATGCTGGAGGACCCCCTCCGGATGCTCGCCTGGAGCTGA
- a CDS encoding Dabb family protein — translation MFRHVVLLKWTDDATEEQRAEVARRLGGLPDVISELRSYQIGPDAGVNQGNFSFAVVADFDSPEDYVVYRDHPAHRAVIDECITPILAARAAVQYNL, via the coding sequence ATGTTCCGCCACGTCGTGCTGCTGAAGTGGACCGATGACGCCACCGAGGAGCAGCGCGCCGAGGTGGCCAGGCGGCTGGGCGGGCTGCCGGACGTCATCTCCGAGTTGCGTTCCTATCAGATCGGTCCGGACGCGGGCGTCAACCAGGGCAACTTCTCCTTCGCCGTGGTCGCCGACTTCGACTCCCCGGAGGACTACGTCGTCTACCGGGACCACCCGGCGCACCGCGCGGTGATCGACGAGTGCATCACGCCGATCCTCGCCGCCCGTGCGGCCGTGCAGTACAACCTCTGA
- a CDS encoding sodium:solute symporter family protein, with protein sequence MNQLDWYVLGAYFIVMVAIGVYSHRRIGNISDFFTAGGKMPWWLAGISHHMSGYSAVMFTGYAGIAYLYGATSYVTWAFPIAIGIAIGSVLFAPRLNRIRSKLRVSSPLEFLAKRYNVPTQQALAWSGGLLKIVDVGAKWAAIATLLSTFTGLSLNQGILITGVVTAVYCTVGGLWADALTDFGQFVIQLLAGVVMLVAVLAKLGGIDAIGGMWDRLPEGHAQPLNGPFTVTFLLAFLFIKTFEYNGGMWNQAQRYMAAPNAAQAARGARLSAVLWAIWPLLLFFPMWAAPLLVHATKPDASDSYALLTTQLIPHGLLGLVIAGFFSHTMAMASSDANAIASVFTRDVIPVLSRAARGWDTRAALVAARVTTVAFIALSMAVATQVNSPVLKDIITVVIKWVAGLMGPISIPLLLGMLPLFRRSGPTAALISWAAGLFVFWLTNYGVSGLSTAVSTAAPVATSLVLFTVIGFVRPENTPEREELLRTVNTDEDGAARPLPASA encoded by the coding sequence GTGAACCAATTGGACTGGTACGTCCTCGGCGCCTATTTCATCGTCATGGTGGCGATCGGCGTCTACTCGCACCGGCGCATCGGCAATATCAGTGACTTCTTCACCGCCGGGGGCAAGATGCCCTGGTGGCTGGCCGGCATCTCGCACCACATGTCCGGCTACAGCGCCGTCATGTTCACCGGATACGCCGGCATCGCCTACCTCTACGGCGCCACGTCGTACGTCACCTGGGCGTTCCCGATCGCCATCGGCATCGCGATCGGCTCGGTGCTGTTCGCGCCGCGGCTGAACCGGATCCGGTCGAAGCTCAGGGTCAGCTCCCCGCTGGAATTCCTCGCCAAGCGGTACAACGTGCCGACGCAGCAGGCGCTTGCCTGGTCCGGCGGCCTGCTGAAGATCGTGGACGTCGGCGCCAAGTGGGCCGCGATCGCGACGCTGCTGTCGACGTTCACCGGCCTGTCGCTCAACCAGGGCATCCTGATCACCGGTGTCGTCACCGCCGTCTACTGCACGGTCGGCGGCCTGTGGGCCGACGCGCTCACCGACTTCGGGCAGTTCGTCATCCAGCTTCTCGCCGGTGTCGTCATGCTGGTCGCCGTCCTCGCCAAGCTCGGCGGCATCGACGCCATCGGCGGGATGTGGGATCGCCTGCCGGAGGGGCACGCCCAGCCGCTCAACGGTCCCTTCACCGTGACGTTCCTGCTCGCGTTCCTGTTCATCAAGACGTTCGAGTACAACGGCGGCATGTGGAACCAGGCCCAGCGGTACATGGCCGCGCCGAACGCGGCGCAGGCGGCCCGCGGCGCACGGCTGTCGGCCGTGTTGTGGGCGATCTGGCCACTGCTGCTGTTCTTCCCGATGTGGGCCGCGCCGCTGCTGGTCCACGCGACCAAGCCGGACGCGAGCGACTCCTACGCGCTGCTGACCACCCAGCTCATCCCGCACGGCCTGCTCGGCCTGGTGATCGCCGGCTTCTTCTCCCACACGATGGCGATGGCCTCCTCCGACGCGAACGCGATCGCCTCGGTCTTCACCCGCGACGTGATCCCGGTGCTGTCCCGCGCGGCGCGGGGCTGGGACACCCGGGCCGCCCTGGTCGCGGCCCGCGTCACCACGGTCGCGTTCATCGCGCTGTCGATGGCCGTGGCCACGCAGGTCAACAGCCCGGTGCTGAAGGACATCATCACGGTCGTCATCAAGTGGGTGGCCGGTCTGATGGGCCCGATCTCGATCCCGCTGCTGCTCGGCATGCTGCCGCTTTTCCGCCGCTCCGGTCCGACGGCGGCGCTGATCTCGTGGGCGGCGGGCCTGTTCGTCTTCTGGCTCACCAACTACGGCGTCAGCGGCCTGTCGACCGCCGTGTCCACGGCCGCACCGGTGGCCACCTCGCTCGTGCTGTTCACGGTCATCGGCTTCGTCCGCCCGGAGAACACCCCCGAGCGCGAGGAGCTGCTCCGCACTGTCAACACCGACGAGGACGGCGCCGCCCGCCCGCTTCCCGCGTCGGCGTGA
- a CDS encoding acyl-CoA dehydrogenase: protein MGHYKSNLRDLEFNLFEVFGRREILGTGPFAEVDEDTARSVLDEVNRLATGPIADSFEDADRHPPVFDPATHSVAMPESFKRSYQAWVDAEWWRLELQPELGGTPAPRSLVWAMAEMVLGANPAVWMFACGPAFSRLLFELGTPEQKRFAEMAVERRWGATMVLTEPDAGSDVGAGRTKAVRQPDGTWHIEGVKRFITSAEHDMAENIFHLVLARPEGAKPGTKGLSMFLVPKYLVDLETGELGERNGVYVTNVEKKMGLKVSTTCELTLGEKHPAIGYLVGDVHDGIRQMFMVIEHARMMVGAKAIATLSTGYLNALDFAKNRVQGADLTRSGDKTAPRVTITHHPDVRRELMLQKSYAEAMRALVLYTATIQDQIQIAEFEGRRDEAAEALNDLLLPLVKGVGSERSYELLARSLQTLGGSGFLQDYPIEQYIRDSKIDSLYEGTTAIQGQDLFFRKVLKNQGAALGSLLGDIKAFAASQAGNGRLKVERGLLDEAADEVKAMADTMAGWAISSMETPQEVYKVGLNTTRFLMALGDLVLGWLLLRQAEVALNALSASEDDKAFYTGKVAAASFFAQTVLPRLAAERRVLAATGQDLMELPEESF from the coding sequence ATGGGTCACTACAAGAGCAACCTCCGCGACCTGGAGTTCAACCTCTTCGAGGTGTTCGGCCGCAGGGAGATCCTCGGCACCGGCCCGTTCGCCGAGGTCGACGAGGACACCGCGCGAAGCGTGCTGGACGAGGTCAACCGGCTGGCCACCGGCCCGATCGCCGACTCGTTCGAGGACGCCGACCGCCACCCGCCCGTGTTCGACCCCGCCACCCATAGCGTGGCCATGCCGGAGAGCTTCAAGCGCTCCTACCAGGCCTGGGTGGACGCCGAGTGGTGGCGTCTCGAGCTGCAGCCGGAGCTCGGCGGCACGCCCGCCCCGCGCAGCCTCGTGTGGGCCATGGCCGAGATGGTGCTCGGCGCCAACCCCGCCGTATGGATGTTCGCCTGCGGCCCGGCCTTCTCCCGCCTGCTGTTCGAGCTCGGCACCCCCGAGCAGAAGCGGTTCGCCGAGATGGCCGTCGAGCGGCGCTGGGGCGCGACCATGGTGCTCACCGAGCCCGACGCCGGCTCCGACGTCGGCGCGGGCCGTACGAAGGCGGTCCGGCAGCCCGACGGCACCTGGCACATCGAGGGCGTCAAGCGCTTCATCACCAGCGCCGAGCACGACATGGCCGAGAACATCTTCCACCTCGTGCTGGCCCGGCCCGAGGGCGCCAAGCCCGGCACCAAGGGCCTGTCGATGTTCCTGGTGCCGAAGTACCTGGTGGACCTGGAGACCGGCGAGCTGGGCGAGCGCAACGGCGTCTACGTCACCAACGTCGAGAAGAAGATGGGCCTGAAGGTCTCCACGACCTGCGAGCTCACCCTCGGCGAGAAGCACCCCGCCATCGGTTACCTGGTCGGCGACGTGCACGACGGCATCCGGCAGATGTTCATGGTGATCGAGCACGCCCGCATGATGGTGGGCGCCAAGGCCATCGCCACGCTGTCCACCGGCTACCTCAACGCGCTGGACTTCGCCAAGAACCGCGTCCAGGGCGCCGACCTGACCCGCTCGGGCGACAAGACCGCGCCGCGCGTCACCATCACCCACCACCCGGACGTACGCCGCGAGCTCATGCTGCAGAAGTCGTACGCCGAGGCGATGCGGGCGCTGGTGCTCTACACGGCGACGATCCAGGACCAGATCCAGATCGCCGAGTTCGAGGGCCGCCGCGACGAGGCCGCCGAGGCGCTCAACGACCTGCTGCTCCCGCTGGTGAAGGGCGTCGGCTCCGAGCGGTCGTACGAGCTGCTGGCCCGCTCGCTGCAGACCCTCGGCGGCTCGGGCTTCCTGCAGGACTACCCGATCGAGCAGTACATCCGCGACTCGAAGATCGACTCGCTGTACGAGGGCACGACCGCCATCCAGGGGCAGGACCTGTTCTTCCGCAAGGTCCTGAAGAACCAGGGCGCGGCGCTGGGGTCGCTGCTCGGTGACATCAAGGCGTTCGCCGCCTCCCAGGCGGGCAACGGACGGCTGAAGGTCGAGCGCGGCCTGCTCGACGAGGCGGCCGACGAGGTCAAGGCCATGGCCGACACGATGGCCGGATGGGCGATCTCCTCCATGGAGACGCCGCAGGAGGTCTACAAGGTCGGGCTCAACACCACCCGGTTCCTCATGGCGCTGGGCGACCTGGTGCTGGGCTGGCTGCTGCTGCGTCAGGCCGAGGTCGCGCTGAACGCCCTGTCCGCCTCGGAGGACGACAAGGCGTTCTACACGGGCAAGGTCGCCGCGGCCTCGTTCTTCGCGCAGACCGTCCTGCCCCGGCTGGCCGCCGAGCGCCGCGTGCTCGCCGCCACCGGCCAGGACCTCATGGAACTGCCCGAAGAGTCCTTCTGA
- a CDS encoding CBU_0592 family membrane protein, protein MDQVLQIVGAVLILGAFLLSQMNVLDNSSKIYLVLNLVGSAVLAWLAYADDDWGFLLLEGVWALVSAVGLVRALRPRRAAT, encoded by the coding sequence ATGGACCAAGTTCTGCAGATCGTCGGCGCCGTCCTGATTCTCGGCGCGTTCCTGCTCTCCCAGATGAACGTCCTCGACAACAGCTCGAAGATCTACCTCGTGCTCAACCTCGTCGGCTCCGCGGTGCTCGCGTGGCTCGCGTACGCGGACGACGACTGGGGATTCCTGCTGCTGGAGGGGGTCTGGGCCCTGGTGTCCGCGGTCGGCCTCGTCCGGGCGCTTCGACCGCGGCGGGCGGCCACATAA
- a CDS encoding VOC family protein — protein MIEIQTTTIDCARPYELAQWWSEALGWPLVDSEPEDDEVMLDRPDGPPHLLFIQVPEGKTVKNRLHLDVRPTGNGTRDQEVERLLALGAKPYEDHRTPDGAGWVTLLDPEGNEFCVCRGAAEREA, from the coding sequence ATGATTGAGATCCAGACGACGACGATCGACTGCGCCCGGCCGTACGAACTGGCCCAGTGGTGGAGCGAGGCCCTGGGCTGGCCGCTCGTGGACTCCGAGCCGGAGGACGACGAGGTCATGCTGGACCGTCCGGACGGCCCTCCGCACCTGCTCTTCATCCAGGTGCCCGAGGGCAAGACGGTCAAGAACCGCCTGCACCTCGACGTGAGGCCGACCGGGAACGGCACCCGCGACCAGGAGGTGGAGCGGCTGCTCGCGCTCGGGGCCAAGCCGTACGAGGACCACCGCACGCCGGACGGCGCCGGCTGGGTCACTCTCCTCGACCCCGAGGGCAACGAGTTCTGCGTCTGCCGCGGCGCGGCGGAGCGGGAAGCCTGA